The Sagittula sp. P11 genome window below encodes:
- the uvrA gene encoding excinuclease ABC subunit UvrA — translation MPELKQIEVRGAREHNLKSIDVDIPRDQLVVITGLSGSGKSSLAFDTIYAEGQRRYVESLSAYARQFLDMMEKPDVDHISGLSPAISIEQKTTSKNPRSTVGTVTEIYDYLRLLFARVGTPYSPATGKPIEAQQVQDMVDRVMDMEEGTRAYLLAPIVRDRKGEYRKEFLELRKQGFQRVKVDGTFYELDEPPTLDKKFRHDIDVVVDRVVVRDGMQTRLADSFRTALDLANGIAILETAPKEGEPERMTFSENFACPVSGFTIPEIEPRLFSFNAPFGACPECDGLGVELFFDERLVVPDQTLKIKDGALAPWRKGKSPYFIQTIDAIAKHYEFDKNARWKDLPAHVQQVFLYGSGEEEIPFRYDEGGRIYNVTRTFEGVIPNMERRYRETDSSWVREEFERYQNNRPCGACSGYRLREEALAVKIGPSSDKEHLLHVGQVVQMSIRQAFDWCETVPANLTQQKNEIARAILKEIRERLGFLNNVGLEYLTLSRNAGTLSGGESQRIRLASQIGSGLTGVLYVLDEPSIGLHQRDNSRLLDTLKNLRDQGNTVLVVEHDEEAIREADYVFDIGPGAGVHGGQVVSKGTPEEVQNDPASLTGQYLSGAREIAVPTERRKGNKKKLKVVKATGNNLKEVTAEFPLGKFVCVTGVSGGGKSTLTIETLFKSASMALNGARQTPAPCETIKGLEHLDKVIDIDQRPIGRTPRSNPATYTGAFTPIRDWFAGLPEAKARGYKPGRFSFNVKGGRCEACQGDGVIKIEMHFLPDVYVTCETCKGKRYNRETLEILFKGKSIADVLDMTVEDAQVFFKAVPSIRDKMDALMRVGLGYIKVGQQATTLSGGEAQRVKLSKELAKRSTGRTLYILDEPTTGLHFEDVRKLLEVLHELVDQGNTVVVIEHNLDVIKTADWLIDIGPEGGDGGGEIVAVGTPEEVAEVERSHTGRYLKPMLEARKVAAE, via the coding sequence ATGCCAGAGCTGAAGCAGATCGAGGTGCGTGGCGCGCGCGAGCACAATCTGAAATCGATCGACGTGGATATTCCGCGGGATCAGCTGGTTGTCATCACCGGCCTGAGTGGATCGGGCAAGTCATCGCTCGCCTTCGACACGATTTATGCCGAAGGACAGCGGCGCTATGTCGAGTCGCTCTCGGCCTACGCGCGGCAGTTCCTCGACATGATGGAGAAGCCCGACGTCGACCACATCAGCGGTTTGTCGCCGGCGATTTCCATCGAACAGAAGACGACCTCGAAGAACCCGCGCTCGACCGTCGGCACGGTAACGGAGATCTACGACTACCTCCGCCTGCTGTTCGCGCGCGTCGGCACACCCTATTCGCCCGCCACCGGCAAGCCCATCGAGGCGCAGCAGGTTCAGGACATGGTCGACCGGGTCATGGACATGGAGGAGGGGACGCGCGCCTATCTTCTGGCGCCCATCGTGCGCGACCGGAAGGGGGAGTACCGCAAGGAGTTCCTCGAACTGCGCAAGCAGGGCTTCCAGCGGGTCAAGGTGGACGGCACGTTCTACGAACTGGACGAGCCGCCGACCCTCGACAAGAAGTTCCGCCATGACATCGACGTGGTTGTGGATCGCGTCGTCGTGCGCGACGGGATGCAGACCCGGCTTGCCGACAGCTTCCGCACGGCGCTGGACCTCGCCAACGGCATCGCCATCCTGGAAACCGCACCGAAGGAAGGCGAGCCGGAGCGCATGACGTTCTCGGAGAATTTTGCCTGCCCGGTCAGCGGGTTCACCATCCCGGAAATCGAGCCGCGGCTGTTTTCGTTCAACGCCCCATTCGGCGCCTGTCCGGAGTGTGACGGCCTGGGTGTGGAGCTGTTCTTCGACGAGCGGCTGGTGGTTCCGGACCAGACGCTGAAGATCAAGGACGGCGCGTTGGCGCCCTGGCGGAAGGGCAAGAGCCCGTATTTCATCCAGACCATCGACGCCATCGCCAAGCACTACGAGTTCGACAAGAACGCCCGCTGGAAGGACCTTCCGGCGCATGTGCAGCAGGTTTTCCTGTACGGCTCCGGCGAAGAGGAGATCCCGTTCCGTTACGATGAGGGCGGCCGCATCTACAACGTTACCCGCACCTTCGAGGGTGTCATTCCCAACATGGAACGGCGCTACCGCGAGACGGATTCGAGCTGGGTCCGCGAGGAGTTCGAACGGTATCAGAACAACCGTCCCTGCGGCGCCTGCAGCGGCTACCGCCTGCGGGAAGAAGCGCTGGCGGTGAAGATCGGTCCGTCCAGCGACAAGGAGCACCTGCTGCACGTCGGGCAGGTCGTTCAGATGTCGATCCGCCAGGCCTTCGACTGGTGCGAGACGGTGCCCGCCAACCTGACGCAGCAGAAGAACGAGATCGCCCGCGCCATCCTGAAGGAGATCCGCGAACGTCTCGGCTTCCTGAACAACGTGGGTCTCGAATACCTGACCCTCAGCCGCAACGCCGGGACCCTGTCGGGCGGCGAAAGCCAGCGCATACGTCTGGCCAGCCAGATCGGCAGCGGCCTGACCGGCGTGCTCTACGTGCTGGACGAGCCGTCCATCGGCCTGCACCAGCGCGACAACTCCCGTCTGCTCGACACGCTGAAGAACCTGCGCGACCAGGGCAACACGGTGCTGGTGGTGGAACACGACGAGGAGGCGATCCGCGAGGCAGACTACGTCTTTGACATCGGCCCCGGTGCCGGTGTGCACGGCGGGCAGGTGGTGTCCAAGGGCACGCCCGAAGAGGTGCAGAACGACCCCGCCAGCCTGACGGGCCAGTACCTCTCCGGCGCGCGCGAGATCGCTGTCCCGACTGAGCGCCGCAAGGGCAACAAGAAGAAGCTGAAGGTGGTCAAGGCGACCGGCAACAACCTCAAGGAGGTGACGGCCGAGTTCCCGCTGGGCAAGTTCGTCTGCGTGACCGGCGTGTCCGGCGGCGGCAAGTCGACGCTGACCATCGAGACGCTGTTCAAATCGGCCTCCATGGCGCTGAACGGCGCGCGCCAGACGCCCGCGCCCTGCGAGACGATCAAGGGGCTGGAGCACCTCGACAAGGTGATCGACATCGACCAGCGGCCCATCGGGCGCACCCCTCGGTCCAACCCCGCGACCTACACCGGCGCCTTCACCCCGATCCGCGACTGGTTTGCCGGTCTCCCGGAGGCGAAGGCGCGCGGTTACAAGCCCGGACGGTTCTCCTTCAACGTGAAGGGCGGCCGCTGCGAGGCGTGCCAAGGCGACGGTGTGATCAAGATCGAGATGCACTTCCTGCCCGACGTCTACGTCACCTGCGAGACCTGCAAGGGCAAGCGCTACAACCGCGAGACGCTGGAAATCCTGTTCAAGGGCAAGAGCATAGCCGACGTTCTTGATATGACGGTCGAAGACGCGCAGGTCTTCTTCAAGGCCGTGCCGTCGATCCGCGACAAGATGGATGCGCTGATGCGCGTGGGCCTCGGCTACATCAAGGTCGGCCAGCAGGCGACGACCCTTTCGGGCGGCGAGGCGCAGCGCGTGAAGCTGTCGAAGGAACTGGCCAAGCGGTCCACGGGCCGCACGCTGTATATCCTCGACGAACCCACGACCGGCCTGCATTTCGAGGACGTGCGCAAGCTCCTCGAAGTGCTCCACGAACTGGTCGATCAGGGCAACACGGTCGTGGTGATCGAGCACAACCTCGACGTCATCAAGACTGCCGACTGGCTGATCGACATCGGTCCCGAAGGCGGCGACGGCGGCGGAGAGATCGTGGCCGTGGGCACCCCCGAGGAGGTCGCGGAGGTGGAGCGCAGCCACACCGGGCGCTACCTGAAGCCGATGCTCGAAGCCCGTAAGGTGGCTGCCGAATAG
- a CDS encoding rhodanese-like domain-containing protein, whose amino-acid sequence MFAFNQRTMTPAGMTAADAVARTAAGDIVLVDIRDPSELASGGKAKGAINIPSATLMMRADPRSPECVPELKDGKPIAVYCASGARSAMAKQMLERMGHAEVHNIGGLGHWRRAGGEVE is encoded by the coding sequence ATGTTCGCATTCAATCAACGCACCATGACCCCGGCGGGCATGACCGCAGCGGATGCGGTGGCACGCACCGCCGCAGGTGACATCGTTCTGGTCGATATTCGCGATCCGTCGGAACTGGCGTCCGGCGGCAAGGCGAAGGGCGCGATCAATATTCCCAGCGCCACGCTGATGATGCGCGCCGATCCGCGGTCGCCGGAATGTGTGCCCGAACTGAAGGACGGCAAGCCCATCGCCGTCTACTGCGCGTCGGGCGCGCGGTCGGCCATGGCGAAACAGATGCTGGAACGGATGGGCCATGCCGAGGTGCACAACATCGGCGGGCTGGGGCACTGGCGCCGCGCCGGTGGCGAAGTCGAGTAA
- a CDS encoding ABC transporter ATP-binding protein has protein sequence MAGLKLRDVEKTYGGTVNVLNDINLDVEAGELIVFVGPSGCGKSTLLRMIAGLEKITGGTLEIDGQVVNDVPPAQRGIAMVFQSYALYPHMTVRDNMAFALKLAKKTPAEIEEAVNRAAKMLQLEPYLDRLPKALSGGQRQRVAIGRSIVRDPKVFLFDEPLSNLDAALRVATRIEIAQLKESMPDRTMIYVTHDQVEAMTLATRIVVLANKGIAQVGTPLDLYERPNSEFVAQFIGSPSMNLLPGEVIATGEQTTVRLEGGGIALSNVPTKDSDMGLKVKVGIRPEDFTRTTGEAIFSGEVAITEALGEVTLLYFVAEKDSDAVIAKLPGIHVGMRGQTVPLTAVPEKVHLFADGVSLLYR, from the coding sequence ATGGCTGGACTGAAACTCAGGGACGTCGAAAAGACGTATGGCGGCACGGTCAACGTGCTGAACGACATCAACCTCGACGTCGAGGCCGGCGAACTGATCGTGTTCGTCGGGCCGTCGGGCTGCGGAAAGTCGACGCTGCTCAGGATGATCGCGGGGCTGGAGAAGATCACCGGCGGGACGCTGGAGATCGACGGGCAGGTGGTCAACGACGTGCCGCCCGCGCAGCGTGGCATCGCCATGGTCTTCCAGTCCTACGCGCTCTACCCGCACATGACGGTGCGCGACAACATGGCCTTCGCGCTGAAACTGGCAAAGAAGACCCCGGCCGAGATCGAGGAGGCGGTGAACCGCGCCGCGAAAATGCTTCAGCTGGAACCCTACCTGGACCGTCTGCCCAAGGCCCTGTCCGGCGGTCAGCGGCAGCGCGTGGCCATCGGACGCTCCATCGTGCGGGACCCGAAGGTGTTCCTGTTCGACGAACCGCTGTCGAACCTGGACGCCGCGTTGCGGGTCGCCACTCGGATCGAGATTGCCCAGCTCAAAGAGTCGATGCCGGACCGAACGATGATCTACGTGACCCACGATCAGGTGGAGGCGATGACGCTTGCCACGCGCATCGTGGTGCTGGCCAACAAGGGCATCGCGCAGGTCGGCACGCCTCTCGATCTGTATGAACGGCCCAACAGCGAGTTCGTGGCGCAGTTCATCGGTTCCCCGTCAATGAACCTGCTGCCCGGCGAGGTGATCGCCACGGGCGAGCAGACCACCGTGCGCCTCGAGGGCGGCGGAATCGCGCTGTCGAACGTGCCGACGAAGGACAGCGACATGGGGCTGAAGGTGAAGGTCGGCATCCGGCCCGAGGACTTCACCCGGACTACGGGCGAGGCGATCTTCTCGGGCGAGGTGGCCATCACCGAGGCGCTCGGCGAGGTCACGCTGCTGTACTTCGTGGCGGAGAAGGATTCGGACGCAGTCATCGCGAAGCTGCCGGGCATCCATGTCGGAATGCGCGGGCAGACCGTGCCGCTGACAGCAGTGCCGGAGAAGGTGCACCTGTTCGCGGACGGCGTGTCGCTGCTTTACCGCTGA
- a CDS encoding alpha-amylase family glycosyl hydrolase, with product MTDSSIDKDWWRGGVIYQIYPRSYQDSNGDGIGDLNGITARLWHVASLGVDAIWISPFFTSPMKDFGYDVSDYCDVDPMFGSLSDFDTMVETAHLHGIKVMIDLVLSHTSDLHPWFVESRSSRTNAKSDWYVWSDPQPDGTPPNNWLSIFGGSAWQWDTTREQYYLHNFLTSQPDLNFHCSEVQDALLEVVRFWLDRGVDGFRLDTINFYVHDQELRSNPPLPPERRDDSIAPKVNPYNHQEHIYSKNRPENIAFLERFRALLDEYEGKTAVGEVGDAQRGLEIMGEYTRGTKRVHMCYSFEFLSNTYPSAERVVKVMNDVDERANGGWPCWAYSNHDVVRHASRWNLPPAALRALTTLQMCLRGSVCIYQGEELGLHEADVAYEDLQDPYGIAMWPEFKGRDGCRTPMVWDAQAVNGGFSDAHPWLPVSFEHIRAAVSAQEEDPGALLHHYRKAIAFRHSHMALKKGEHYGMDHTGTVVHFFRKHGDEEIFVAINLSGEPSNIEMPEGSWFQIGQELGSAAPGPDGKLHLGPWQPALALRNTH from the coding sequence ATGACAGACTCGAGCATCGACAAGGACTGGTGGCGCGGCGGAGTGATCTACCAGATCTACCCGCGCAGCTACCAGGACTCCAACGGCGACGGGATCGGCGACCTCAACGGCATCACGGCGCGCCTCTGGCACGTCGCGAGCCTTGGTGTGGACGCGATCTGGATCTCGCCGTTCTTCACCTCTCCGATGAAGGACTTCGGTTACGACGTAAGCGACTACTGCGACGTCGACCCGATGTTCGGTTCGCTCTCGGACTTCGACACGATGGTCGAGACGGCGCATCTGCACGGCATCAAGGTGATGATCGACCTGGTGCTGTCGCACACCTCGGACCTGCACCCGTGGTTCGTGGAAAGCCGGTCGTCGCGCACCAATGCGAAATCCGACTGGTACGTGTGGTCCGATCCGCAACCCGATGGCACACCGCCGAACAACTGGCTGTCGATCTTCGGCGGCTCGGCCTGGCAGTGGGACACCACGCGGGAACAGTACTACCTGCACAACTTTCTGACCTCGCAGCCGGACCTCAACTTCCATTGCTCCGAGGTGCAGGACGCCTTGCTGGAGGTGGTGCGGTTCTGGCTGGACCGGGGGGTGGATGGCTTCCGCCTCGACACGATCAACTTCTACGTGCACGACCAAGAGCTGCGTTCCAACCCGCCGCTCCCGCCCGAACGCCGCGACGACTCCATCGCTCCGAAGGTGAACCCCTACAATCACCAGGAGCACATCTATTCGAAGAACCGGCCCGAGAACATCGCCTTCCTCGAACGGTTCCGCGCTTTGCTGGACGAATACGAAGGCAAAACCGCCGTGGGCGAGGTCGGCGACGCGCAGCGTGGGCTGGAGATCATGGGAGAGTACACGCGCGGCACCAAGCGCGTGCACATGTGCTATTCTTTCGAGTTCCTGTCGAACACCTATCCTTCTGCCGAGCGGGTGGTGAAGGTGATGAACGACGTGGACGAGCGGGCGAATGGCGGCTGGCCCTGCTGGGCCTATTCCAACCACGACGTGGTGCGCCACGCCTCGCGCTGGAACCTGCCCCCGGCGGCGCTGCGGGCTTTGACGACCCTGCAGATGTGCCTGCGCGGGTCGGTCTGCATCTACCAGGGCGAGGAACTGGGCCTGCACGAGGCCGACGTGGCCTACGAGGACCTTCAGGACCCCTACGGCATCGCCATGTGGCCGGAGTTCAAGGGCCGCGACGGGTGCCGCACGCCGATGGTCTGGGACGCTCAGGCGGTGAACGGCGGGTTCTCTGACGCCCACCCCTGGCTGCCGGTCAGCTTCGAGCACATCCGCGCCGCCGTGTCGGCGCAGGAGGAAGACCCGGGCGCGCTCTTGCACCACTACCGCAAGGCCATCGCCTTCCGTCACAGCCACATGGCGCTGAAGAAGGGCGAACACTACGGGATGGACCACACCGGCACCGTCGTGCACTTTTTCCGCAAGCACGGCGACGAGGAGATCTTTGTGGCGATCAACCTGTCGGGCGAGCCGTCGAACATCGAGATGCCGGAAGGCAGCTGGTTCCAGATCGGGCAGGAACTGGGCAGCGCCGCACCGGGACCGGACGGCAAGCTGCATCTGGGTCCGTGGCAACCTGCGCTTGCGTTGCGCAACACGCACTGA
- a CDS encoding carbohydrate ABC transporter permease: MDNIAGHKSSLTWAVNISVVVIVALWLFPTVGLFVSSFRTADQIATTGWWKAPIAAEQNLVLRTKAPDQQVQEGDLYVIAGNLFDEEGRDRLDISAWGTSSRDVAAYEPGDTAEDDQMRISVAENGDYRIESPVAMEGRRGERLFVTALVPPEFTLDNYRQVLTSGNATDSMAKAFFNTLTVTIPATIIPIVVAAFAAYALAWMDFPGRALLIAFVVGLLVVPLQLALIPLLKLHLQIGIGKGYLGTWLAHTAFGLPLAIYLLRNYMAGLPRDIIENARVDGATDFQIFTKIILPLSYPALASFAIFQFLWTWNDLLVAKVFLIDATGQTTVMTNQIVELLGTRGGNWEILATAAFVSIAVPLVVFFAMQRYLVRGLLAGSVK; this comes from the coding sequence ATGGATAATATCGCAGGACACAAGTCGTCGCTGACATGGGCGGTGAACATTTCCGTCGTGGTGATCGTGGCGCTCTGGCTGTTCCCGACCGTGGGGCTGTTCGTGTCGTCCTTCCGGACGGCGGACCAGATCGCCACCACCGGATGGTGGAAGGCGCCCATCGCCGCCGAGCAGAACCTCGTGCTGCGCACCAAGGCCCCGGACCAGCAGGTGCAGGAGGGCGACCTCTACGTCATCGCCGGCAACCTCTTCGACGAGGAAGGACGCGACCGGCTGGACATCTCGGCCTGGGGCACGTCCTCGCGTGATGTGGCGGCCTATGAGCCGGGCGACACGGCCGAGGACGACCAGATGCGCATCTCCGTGGCGGAGAACGGCGACTACCGCATCGAAAGTCCTGTCGCGATGGAGGGCCGCCGCGGCGAGCGTTTGTTCGTCACCGCGCTGGTGCCGCCGGAGTTCACGCTCGACAACTACCGGCAGGTGCTGACCTCCGGCAACGCCACCGACAGCATGGCCAAGGCCTTCTTCAACACGCTGACGGTGACGATCCCTGCGACGATCATCCCGATCGTGGTGGCGGCCTTTGCGGCCTATGCGCTGGCATGGATGGATTTCCCGGGCCGCGCGCTGTTGATCGCCTTCGTCGTCGGCCTGCTGGTCGTGCCGCTGCAACTGGCGCTGATCCCGCTGCTGAAGCTGCACCTGCAGATCGGCATCGGGAAGGGCTACCTCGGGACGTGGCTGGCGCACACGGCCTTCGGGTTGCCACTCGCGATCTACCTGCTCAGGAACTACATGGCCGGGCTGCCGCGCGACATCATCGAGAATGCGCGCGTGGACGGGGCGACGGACTTCCAGATCTTCACCAAGATCATCCTGCCGCTCAGCTATCCGGCGCTGGCCAGCTTCGCGATCTTCCAGTTCCTCTGGACGTGGAACGATCTGCTGGTGGCCAAGGTCTTCCTGATAGACGCCACGGGCCAGACCACGGTGATGACCAACCAGATCGTCGAACTGCTGGGGACGCGCGGCGGCAACTGGGAAATCCTCGCCACCGCGGCCTTCGTCAGCATCGCCGTGCCGCTGGTCGTGTTCTTCGCCATGCAGAGATACCTGGTGCGCGGCCTCCTGGCCGGCTCCGTGAAATGA
- a CDS encoding carbohydrate ABC transporter permease, with protein sequence MHPALQGLLTIVIGVGACLAYFWASNQILDKVLFPAKGPKAGRNINRANMVRPWLFLFPALFALTLYLAYPVLETLRLSLTDRRMGGAWTGFDNYTQMFSEAKFWEAMRNNMLWLIVVPALSTAFGLIVAQLTDRLRWGNVAKSLIFMPMAISFVGASVIWKLVYDARPPGTEQIGVLNALYVFFTGGEPQQWLTIPLWNNFFLMVVLIWIQTGFAMVILSAALRGIPEETVEAAIVDGAGPFQIFFKIKVPQIYPTIMVVWTTITLVVLKIFDIVFAMTNGQWGTQVLANYMFDKLFRANDWGVGSASAIIIMVLVTPILVWNVVQARREMR encoded by the coding sequence ATGCATCCGGCGCTACAGGGTCTTTTGACGATCGTGATCGGAGTGGGTGCGTGCCTCGCCTACTTCTGGGCCTCGAACCAGATCCTGGACAAGGTTCTGTTCCCGGCCAAGGGCCCCAAGGCGGGGCGCAACATCAACCGCGCCAACATGGTGCGGCCGTGGCTCTTCCTGTTTCCTGCGCTCTTTGCGCTGACTCTCTACCTTGCCTATCCGGTCCTCGAAACGTTGCGCCTGTCGCTGACCGACCGGCGGATGGGCGGCGCGTGGACCGGGTTCGACAACTATACGCAGATGTTCTCCGAGGCGAAGTTCTGGGAGGCGATGCGCAACAACATGCTCTGGCTGATCGTCGTGCCCGCGCTGTCGACCGCCTTCGGGCTGATCGTGGCGCAACTGACCGACCGACTGCGCTGGGGCAACGTGGCGAAGTCGCTGATCTTCATGCCCATGGCGATCTCATTCGTCGGCGCGTCGGTGATCTGGAAACTGGTCTACGACGCCCGCCCGCCGGGCACCGAGCAGATCGGTGTGCTGAATGCCCTCTACGTTTTCTTCACCGGCGGCGAGCCGCAGCAGTGGCTGACGATCCCGCTGTGGAACAACTTCTTCCTGATGGTGGTGCTGATCTGGATCCAGACCGGCTTTGCCATGGTGATCCTCTCCGCCGCCCTGCGCGGCATCCCCGAAGAGACGGTCGAGGCGGCCATCGTCGATGGCGCCGGTCCCTTCCAGATCTTCTTCAAGATCAAGGTGCCGCAGATCTATCCGACCATCATGGTGGTCTGGACGACGATCACGCTGGTGGTGCTGAAGATCTTCGACATCGTGTTCGCCATGACCAACGGGCAGTGGGGCACGCAGGTTCTGGCCAACTACATGTTCGACAAGCTGTTCCGGGCCAACGACTGGGGCGTGGGGTCCGCCTCGGCCATCATCATCATGGTCCTCGTGACGCCGATCCTCGTGTGGAACGTGGTGCAGGCGCGCCGGGAAATGCGCTGA
- a CDS encoding ABC transporter substrate-binding protein, whose protein sequence is MKTSLYAGVALCTLGAGAAQAEDLTVFGPWLGPDQEMVETVLDAFAEQSGHNVSYVGSDSFEQQILVDAEAGSAPNVSVFPQPGLASDMASRGFLTPLGKDVADWVAENYAAGQSWVDLGTYAGPDGEDHLYGFFYKVDVKSLVWYVPENFEDAGYEVPETLEDLKALTEQMVEDGETPWCVGLGSGGATGWPATDWVEDMMLRTQSPEDYDAWVSNDLKFNDPKVVGAIEEFGWFIEDGRVAGGRGAVASTDFRDSPKGLFASPPQCYMHHQASFIPAFFPEGTEVGLDADFFYFPAYAEKDLGTPVLGAGTLWAITNENQAAHDLITWLQTPEAHEIWMGLKGFLTPHKGVDPEAFSDPTLRKMNEILLGATTFRFDGSDLMPGGVGAGSFWTGMVDYAGGESAEAVATEIQESWDALK, encoded by the coding sequence ATGAAAACTTCGCTTTATGCCGGTGTTGCCCTTTGCACGCTGGGTGCCGGAGCAGCGCAGGCAGAGGACCTGACGGTCTTCGGTCCGTGGCTCGGGCCGGACCAGGAAATGGTCGAAACCGTGCTGGATGCCTTCGCCGAACAGTCGGGCCACAACGTGTCCTACGTCGGCTCCGACAGCTTCGAGCAGCAGATCCTTGTCGACGCCGAAGCCGGCTCTGCGCCGAACGTGTCGGTGTTCCCGCAGCCGGGCCTCGCGTCCGACATGGCGTCGCGCGGTTTCCTCACCCCGCTGGGCAAAGACGTGGCCGACTGGGTGGCCGAGAACTACGCGGCCGGGCAGTCCTGGGTCGACCTCGGCACCTATGCCGGGCCGGACGGCGAGGATCATCTCTACGGTTTCTTCTACAAGGTCGATGTGAAGTCGCTGGTCTGGTACGTGCCGGAAAACTTCGAGGATGCGGGCTACGAGGTTCCCGAGACGCTGGAAGACCTCAAGGCGCTGACCGAGCAGATGGTCGAGGACGGCGAGACGCCGTGGTGCGTCGGGCTCGGGTCCGGCGGTGCGACCGGCTGGCCGGCGACCGACTGGGTCGAGGACATGATGCTGCGCACGCAGTCGCCCGAGGACTACGACGCCTGGGTCAGCAACGACCTGAAGTTCAACGACCCGAAGGTGGTCGGCGCGATCGAGGAATTCGGCTGGTTCATCGAGGACGGCCGCGTGGCCGGGGGCCGGGGTGCCGTCGCCTCCACTGACTTCCGCGACAGCCCGAAGGGTCTCTTTGCCTCGCCGCCGCAGTGCTACATGCACCACCAGGCGTCGTTCATCCCGGCCTTCTTCCCGGAAGGCACCGAAGTGGGGCTGGACGCGGATTTCTTCTACTTCCCGGCCTACGCCGAGAAGGACCTCGGCACGCCGGTTCTGGGTGCGGGCACCCTCTGGGCCATCACCAACGAGAACCAGGCCGCGCATGACCTGATCACCTGGCTCCAGACGCCCGAGGCGCACGAAATCTGGATGGGCCTCAAAGGCTTCCTGACCCCGCACAAGGGTGTCGACCCGGAGGCGTTCTCCGATCCGACGCTGCGCAAGATGAACGAGATCCTGCTGGGCGCGACCACCTTCCGCTTCGACGGCTCCGACCTGATGCCGGGCGGCGTGGGCGCGGGCTCCTTCTGGACCGGCATGGTGGACTACGCCGGCGGCGAATCCGCCGAAGCGGTGGCGACCGAGATCCAGGAAAGCTGGGACGCGCTGAAGTAA
- a CDS encoding substrate-binding domain-containing protein: MNLKELAEHLHLSQTTVSRALNGYPEVSEKTRARVKQAARDMNYSPNTRAKGLATGRAHAIGHILPISASHEMVNPIFGDFIAGAGNAYSRAGYEIVISLVSDMEEEKAYRSIDARGIVDGIIVHGPKMSDPRIALLTELGMPFLVHGRASQVTEPYSWLDINNAGAFQRATEFLLDLGHERIALINGLEFMDFAYRRRIGYEAALAGRGMTPDPALMRAEEMTEVYGFRTAAEMLAADRPPTAFLVSSMITAIGVRRAIHDAGLQMGRDISVITHDDDLGYLKNGHSVPIFTATRSSVREAGERAAEMLLDHIRNPGGKPLTHLMEAELIIGTSTGPARKVPQPT, from the coding sequence ATGAACCTCAAGGAACTCGCAGAGCATCTCCACCTGTCGCAGACGACCGTCAGCCGTGCGCTGAACGGCTATCCGGAGGTGAGCGAGAAGACGAGAGCGCGCGTCAAACAGGCCGCGCGCGACATGAATTACAGCCCCAACACGCGCGCCAAGGGTCTGGCGACAGGCCGCGCCCATGCCATCGGTCACATCCTTCCGATCTCTGCCAGCCATGAGATGGTGAATCCCATCTTCGGCGATTTCATCGCGGGCGCCGGCAACGCCTATTCCCGCGCCGGGTACGAGATCGTCATCTCCCTCGTCTCCGACATGGAAGAGGAAAAGGCCTACCGTTCCATCGACGCGCGCGGGATCGTCGACGGCATCATCGTGCACGGCCCGAAGATGTCCGACCCGCGAATCGCCCTGCTGACGGAGCTCGGAATGCCCTTCCTGGTGCATGGCCGCGCATCCCAGGTGACGGAGCCGTACTCCTGGCTCGACATAAACAACGCCGGGGCCTTCCAGCGTGCGACGGAGTTCCTACTGGACCTCGGGCACGAACGCATCGCCCTGATCAACGGGCTGGAGTTCATGGACTTCGCCTATCGCCGACGAATCGGGTACGAGGCGGCACTGGCAGGGCGCGGAATGACACCCGACCCGGCCCTGATGCGGGCCGAGGAAATGACGGAGGTCTACGGCTTCCGCACCGCCGCCGAAATGCTGGCCGCCGACCGCCCGCCGACGGCCTTCCTCGTCTCGTCGATGATCACGGCCATCGGCGTGCGCCGCGCGATCCACGATGCCGGGCTGCAGATGGGGCGCGACATCTCGGTCATCACCCATGACGACGACCTCGGATACCTCAAGAACGGGCATTCCGTGCCGATTTTTACCGCCACACGCTCCTCCGTCCGCGAGGCCGGGGAACGTGCGGCGGAAATGCTGCTGGACCATATCCGCAATCCCGGCGGCAAACCCCTGACACACCTCATGGAGGCAGAGCTGATCATCGGCACCTCCACCGGCCCGGCCCGCAAGGTCCCCCAACCGACATAA